From a region of the Marinomonas mediterranea MMB-1 genome:
- the icmH gene encoding type IVB secretion system protein IcmH/DotU: MKELLDEETLAIVSDSQGVNADLGSVSARLNNVNALKNHARYSIAQQNGQLFENSILKAGSELLSLTISVKRMQCPTDMFAFRSGIKNALTDLKYKVAKLDYPPSVADKACFLFAVMLDEQILHSSWGESSGWENQTIVSELFGIKNGGEQFYVVAERALLQPVLLVDLLELIYIMLKMGFRGRYRANGKDQLDALMKRIEESVFAQGRSFSESERLPLLVSDIAEYPKVIKPKKPVRLWRSFASFLFLVGATWLGAYYWYDITLPQKAQPFIQLADYTEPYYGQASDQDTEYVYYSTAEEMQTAQISFSNQTNAHVTGVSSPQTVWIVQLATFNTIGDAQRFVSQYKRDLPNASIDAWKGKFRVISESGTKILAARRLNAARAAGISDAFMLNGKQ; the protein is encoded by the coding sequence ATGAAAGAACTGTTAGACGAAGAAACCCTTGCGATTGTTAGCGATAGCCAAGGAGTCAATGCGGATTTAGGTAGTGTGTCGGCACGTTTAAATAACGTGAATGCGCTAAAAAATCATGCTCGCTACAGTATTGCCCAACAGAATGGACAACTGTTTGAAAACAGCATATTGAAAGCAGGCTCTGAGCTTCTGTCATTGACTATTTCTGTGAAAAGAATGCAGTGTCCGACGGACATGTTCGCCTTTCGTTCTGGCATTAAAAATGCGCTAACAGATCTTAAATACAAGGTTGCGAAACTGGATTATCCGCCATCTGTTGCGGATAAGGCCTGTTTTCTTTTCGCCGTGATGTTGGATGAGCAAATTTTGCATTCGTCTTGGGGAGAGTCTTCAGGCTGGGAAAATCAGACCATTGTGAGTGAGTTATTTGGTATAAAAAACGGCGGTGAGCAATTTTATGTTGTCGCTGAAAGAGCCTTATTGCAGCCAGTTTTATTAGTCGATTTACTTGAGCTGATTTATATCATGCTCAAAATGGGATTTCGTGGCCGTTATCGAGCAAATGGTAAGGACCAATTAGACGCATTAATGAAGCGGATTGAAGAGTCGGTTTTTGCCCAAGGCCGCTCTTTTTCTGAATCTGAGCGACTTCCACTTCTGGTCTCTGATATTGCGGAATATCCAAAAGTCATCAAACCTAAAAAGCCAGTTAGATTGTGGCGTTCGTTTGCTTCTTTTCTTTTTTTAGTGGGAGCGACTTGGTTGGGAGCGTATTACTGGTATGACATCACATTGCCTCAAAAAGCTCAGCCGTTTATTCAATTAGCAGACTATACCGAACCCTATTATGGGCAAGCGAGCGATCAGGATACGGAATATGTGTATTACAGCACTGCTGAAGAAATGCAAACAGCACAAATCTCATTTAGTAATCAAACCAACGCTCACGTGACTGGGGTGAGCTCTCCTCAAACAGTGTGGATTGTTCAGCTTGCGACCTTCAACACGATCGGTGATGCGCAAAGATTTGTGAGTCAGTATAAACGAGATTTGCCGAATGCTTCGATTGATGCCTGGAAGGGGAAGTTTCGAGTAATAAGTGAGAGTGGCACCAAAATATTAGCAGCGCGAAGATTGAACGCTGCACGTGCCGCCGGTATTTCAGATGCATTTATGTTAAATGGGAAGCAGTAG
- a CDS encoding ATP-binding protein: MKFWDSFTVFQKLMVILLSSTLVLVSAMLVLARWSYEQGFFDYTNALEQTRLQRLEPKLISLYEEHGSDVYAMPKDKVANIISRFPGRPANAKGPLPPDRARILPGQRAKPPTALFDLNGDFLAGSEQLINPERQFVTVDVKYHGEVIARLSSIPSRHFNSPLETQVSKQQWERSLLFGILSIAAAALLSFFASLVILKPIRRVMSTIGSISKGDYNVRLNETSKDELGELMRDVDYLAYTLHSTQWSRKQWLANISHDMRTPLTVLTGEIQSIKDGIRSFDLERLCSIEQEVNHLRKFTEDIYELSLSDIGGLRYEFKPLDLLEIVSEAVDALRLKAEKSGLTLSLVGKPVIISGDRSRLLQLCKNILTNSVDYTQSPGLVEVSVYWNQDKAVLSISDSAPSVPKGNCRHLFDPLYREDSSRNRVKKGGGLGLAICKNIVDAHKGTIVAKPSQYDGLEIIVELPKS; this comes from the coding sequence ATGAAGTTCTGGGATTCTTTTACGGTTTTCCAAAAACTCATGGTCATACTGTTGAGTTCTACCTTGGTGCTTGTTAGCGCAATGTTAGTGCTCGCGCGCTGGAGTTACGAGCAAGGTTTTTTTGATTATACAAATGCTTTGGAGCAGACTCGTCTTCAGCGATTAGAGCCTAAGTTGATATCCTTGTACGAAGAGCATGGTTCCGATGTTTACGCTATGCCTAAAGATAAAGTCGCAAACATTATCTCTCGTTTTCCTGGGCGCCCTGCAAATGCCAAAGGCCCTTTGCCTCCTGATCGGGCTCGAATTTTACCAGGGCAACGAGCGAAACCGCCGACGGCGCTCTTTGATTTGAATGGCGACTTTCTGGCAGGTTCTGAGCAATTGATCAACCCAGAGCGACAATTTGTGACGGTAGACGTTAAGTATCATGGAGAGGTGATTGCGAGACTGTCCAGTATTCCTTCGCGCCACTTTAATTCTCCGTTGGAAACTCAGGTATCTAAGCAGCAATGGGAGCGAAGCCTGTTGTTTGGCATCTTGAGTATTGCTGCCGCCGCTTTACTGTCTTTTTTCGCTTCTCTTGTTATTTTAAAACCTATACGTCGAGTAATGAGCACAATCGGAAGCATATCAAAGGGTGACTACAATGTGCGTCTAAATGAAACATCAAAAGACGAGCTGGGTGAATTGATGCGCGATGTAGATTACCTCGCTTACACGTTGCACAGTACGCAATGGTCGCGTAAACAATGGTTAGCGAACATCTCCCATGATATGAGAACACCGCTGACGGTTCTGACGGGAGAAATTCAATCTATCAAAGACGGCATACGCTCATTTGATTTGGAAAGGCTCTGCTCAATTGAGCAGGAGGTAAATCATCTTCGAAAATTTACTGAAGACATTTATGAGCTTTCGTTGTCGGATATTGGTGGGTTGCGATATGAGTTTAAGCCGCTTGATCTACTTGAAATTGTTTCTGAAGCTGTTGATGCGTTGCGACTTAAAGCTGAGAAAAGTGGGCTGACGTTATCACTCGTTGGCAAACCTGTGATAATCTCTGGTGACCGTTCTCGTTTGTTGCAGTTGTGTAAAAATATATTAACTAACTCCGTCGATTACACTCAATCACCTGGATTGGTTGAGGTCTCTGTATACTGGAATCAGGATAAGGCGGTTCTTAGCATCAGTGACTCGGCACCGAGTGTCCCTAAAGGTAACTGTCGGCATCTATTTGACCCCTTGTACCGGGAGGACAGTTCGCGTAATCGAGTGAAAAAAGGAGGCGGCTTAGGCTTGGCTATTTGCAAGAATATTGTGGATGCACATAAGGGGACTATCGTAGCAAAACCCTCGCAATACGATGGACTTGAAATAATAGTGGAGCTACCGAAAAGCTAG
- a CDS encoding protein kinase domain-containing protein, producing MSPFFDEINTLFPNGVIESIGPRCFLVRFKGNGDQDDKEIRVKLATSPLEVQCLQREALWLHRLRRTHLSVQRNASLERRGSFLLLTSSYVQGSSVDQLLRNSAVTLEQRKSMITQLLALLDDLYSEGIVHGDIKLSNLIMGKSDTLSLIDFANMRRIGEPLADRGVIQVTPCYQYPKQVSIAHPYMDVYAALLCIGMLASGNAKYQVADVRSETYLENFFHPSDTFKWLGLEREVERQARQHYGLIKADLNVAHSQIETKESATALPRAEQNLMLFNGGMS from the coding sequence ATGAGCCCATTCTTTGATGAAATAAACACCTTGTTTCCGAACGGGGTAATAGAGTCAATTGGACCGCGTTGTTTCTTAGTTAGGTTTAAGGGGAACGGCGATCAAGATGACAAAGAGATTCGAGTTAAGCTCGCGACGTCTCCTCTAGAGGTGCAGTGCCTCCAGCGTGAAGCGTTGTGGCTTCATCGACTTCGACGTACTCACTTGAGTGTTCAGCGTAATGCTTCGTTAGAACGCCGTGGATCGTTTTTGTTACTAACAAGTAGTTATGTTCAAGGTAGCAGCGTAGATCAACTCTTACGCAATTCTGCTGTTACTTTAGAGCAACGTAAAAGCATGATCACGCAGTTACTTGCGTTGCTTGATGACCTGTATTCTGAGGGAATCGTGCATGGCGATATCAAGCTTAGTAACCTGATCATGGGGAAAAGTGACACATTGTCATTGATTGATTTTGCAAATATGCGCCGTATTGGGGAGCCCCTCGCTGACAGAGGTGTGATTCAGGTTACACCTTGTTATCAGTATCCCAAACAGGTTTCTATTGCACATCCCTATATGGATGTCTACGCTGCGCTTCTATGTATTGGTATGCTTGCCAGTGGGAATGCAAAATATCAGGTAGCAGATGTTCGCTCTGAGACTTACTTAGAGAATTTTTTTCACCCAAGTGACACATTTAAATGGCTTGGTTTGGAACGAGAAGTGGAAAGACAAGCAAGGCAGCATTATGGCTTAATCAAGGCTGATCTTAATGTAGCCCATTCCCAAATAGAAACCAAAGAGAGCGCAACGGCGTTGCCGAGAGCCGAACAAAATCTGATGCTCTTTAACGGAGGGATGTCATGA
- a CDS encoding type VI secretion protein IcmF/TssM N-terminal domain-containing protein, with amino-acid sequence MTGKKKNIAMASSLGLVFSLIIAAIVWLFGVIFLTPLWVVAVEIATFIVVTVLLSWLVYLYLRRPKVDEGEKQKKDWRDRIVSTRLAQVQKKHSRLSTNPYFVPWYVHLSPSIPEEQLWLQQMGFESIESSEPVPDDLLALRFWVSDDAVLISLDLSYEQEVVVASLEALYKHVLKKRPRQAFNGVICSVSLNSLINQSEIGVSDLSQRYRTILADLNTRTGLALPAYCLFTQMSSVRDFCELFSTLDESEREKAFGSLHALSDGSGYEKTWFDSSFDDLLARLSVTLSESLKRQLNADYRESSVSGVFQLSALRYDIEDFLSLTFSQHQFDDIELKFRGYFFINAGGETTSTDILTFMHASDLGFESLEGAHGKTTSLSLFSKSVFKHYIVKEASLVGVHKKKEWRYRTAKLCVSVGLLSLFAGFVWLLKANYDYQSTIDNKALVMLERYKDNLKHDVIVRDDLSSPIFSLSELREINELYKTEQQPWYVSKWLPDSGIEKYVSKSYHFELNDVLLTLMRDYILKDMFVYNSLDDKVKTLELLNLHQILYNPNRADVTALTHYYISELEEEGEGDADLVDRFKLLAQDVLNSGAVPPAADSELLTLVRSSLSSQDLSELLYQHILQHPEFARRIDVREQLNPSFTEVFTFKPGFTGYLVPYLFTRRGFEDLYAETGFELATEAIQAYEGVMGRISGDAELNRINRQLRERYITDYIHYWKDITSNVTWTSVSSWGDSQIQLELVTDAVFSPITQFYSLVNTHTNLASKGPEETDKEETQKSTDESDENANDASLNSTIARTAASISAPFLTLHKLVEPNKEGQTRLDIALNKLGQTQDWVAKSKEITSRGRYFLEQLTNADSSNVLAQLEGVSDDYSDPILPFLLKGQARTINRLALNEMRSVINDDWTVLSNYYQQRFSGRYPFDRSSIYDTSLADFEDYFKQGGMLDLFHNKYSVYFEQVGSNSTLLKGFIPHQYASLSSRYSPFLETAKRFQSGLFIKDKVGFEFFIRAEQMSPNLTRFGLESGARLFEYQNGPLFWQEQSWPIPSNQTQDIFIVTTDKKGSGTREKAVGEWSWFRIASLMKGATMVGTDDVSWRYVFGDSYTNLRIKSKSGSQPFSPRFFEGATPPTVL; translated from the coding sequence ATGACAGGAAAGAAAAAAAACATAGCAATGGCTTCGAGTTTAGGCCTCGTTTTCAGTCTGATAATCGCGGCTATAGTTTGGCTATTTGGGGTGATTTTTCTCACACCTCTTTGGGTGGTCGCGGTTGAAATTGCCACGTTTATTGTGGTTACTGTTCTCTTAAGCTGGCTTGTCTACCTTTATTTACGTCGTCCGAAAGTGGATGAAGGAGAAAAGCAAAAAAAAGATTGGCGAGATAGAATTGTAAGTACTCGACTGGCTCAAGTTCAAAAGAAACACAGTCGCTTGTCGACCAACCCTTATTTCGTTCCCTGGTATGTACACCTTTCTCCGAGCATTCCTGAAGAACAATTATGGCTTCAGCAAATGGGCTTTGAAAGTATTGAATCGTCTGAGCCTGTTCCAGACGATCTATTAGCATTGCGCTTCTGGGTTTCTGATGACGCTGTATTGATATCGCTTGATCTAAGTTATGAACAGGAAGTGGTTGTCGCCAGCTTAGAAGCGTTGTACAAGCACGTTCTTAAAAAACGTCCGCGCCAAGCGTTCAACGGCGTTATCTGTTCTGTCAGCTTGAACAGTTTAATTAATCAAAGTGAAATTGGTGTTAGTGACTTAAGTCAGCGCTATCGAACGATATTGGCAGACCTTAATACCCGCACCGGATTGGCTTTGCCTGCTTATTGCCTCTTTACTCAAATGTCGAGCGTTCGAGACTTTTGTGAGCTGTTCTCAACGCTGGATGAAAGTGAACGAGAAAAAGCGTTTGGCTCATTGCACGCCTTGTCGGATGGTAGCGGTTATGAAAAAACGTGGTTTGATAGTTCGTTTGACGACTTACTGGCTCGCTTATCCGTTACGCTAAGCGAATCGCTAAAGCGCCAATTAAATGCCGACTATCGAGAGTCTTCAGTATCAGGCGTATTTCAGTTATCGGCATTGCGGTATGACATAGAAGATTTTTTATCACTGACATTTAGCCAACACCAGTTTGATGATATTGAACTAAAGTTTCGCGGGTATTTTTTCATTAATGCAGGCGGTGAAACGACATCGACCGACATCCTTACTTTTATGCACGCTTCTGATCTGGGGTTTGAATCTCTAGAAGGAGCACATGGAAAGACGACAAGCTTAAGTCTATTCAGCAAAAGTGTGTTTAAGCATTATATTGTCAAAGAAGCCTCTTTGGTCGGCGTGCATAAGAAAAAAGAGTGGCGTTATCGCACCGCAAAACTTTGCGTTAGCGTTGGGTTACTTTCTTTATTTGCTGGTTTCGTCTGGCTTCTAAAAGCCAATTATGATTATCAATCGACCATTGATAATAAAGCATTGGTCATGCTAGAACGCTACAAAGACAATCTAAAGCACGATGTGATTGTTAGGGATGACCTTTCTTCTCCGATCTTTAGTTTGTCGGAGCTGAGGGAGATCAATGAACTGTATAAAACGGAACAGCAGCCTTGGTATGTGTCGAAATGGTTACCTGATTCGGGGATCGAGAAATACGTTAGTAAGTCCTATCACTTTGAGTTGAATGACGTGCTCTTAACACTGATGAGAGACTACATACTGAAAGATATGTTCGTTTATAACTCGCTTGATGACAAAGTAAAAACGCTAGAGCTTTTAAATTTACATCAGATTTTATACAACCCCAATCGCGCAGATGTTACGGCGTTAACCCATTACTATATCTCTGAATTGGAGGAAGAAGGAGAGGGTGATGCTGACCTGGTAGATCGCTTTAAATTGCTTGCGCAGGATGTTTTAAACTCTGGTGCAGTGCCGCCAGCAGCGGATTCTGAATTGTTAACCTTGGTGCGCTCTTCGTTATCTTCACAAGACCTTAGTGAGTTGCTGTATCAACATATTTTACAGCACCCAGAGTTTGCTCGCCGAATCGACGTTAGAGAGCAATTGAATCCATCGTTCACTGAGGTGTTTACATTCAAACCTGGTTTTACAGGTTATCTCGTCCCGTATCTGTTCACTCGACGTGGCTTTGAAGACTTGTATGCAGAAACAGGCTTTGAGTTAGCAACGGAAGCGATCCAAGCGTACGAAGGTGTGATGGGACGAATCAGTGGTGACGCTGAGCTAAATCGAATTAATCGTCAGCTTCGCGAACGTTATATCACGGACTATATACACTACTGGAAAGACATTACGTCCAACGTAACATGGACCAGTGTCTCATCTTGGGGAGACAGCCAAATACAGCTCGAGTTGGTCACTGATGCGGTGTTTTCACCGATTACTCAATTTTATAGCTTAGTTAACACGCATACTAATTTGGCATCAAAAGGTCCAGAAGAAACAGATAAAGAGGAAACTCAAAAATCAACGGATGAGTCCGACGAAAATGCTAATGACGCTTCCTTAAACAGTACGATTGCGCGAACGGCTGCTTCAATCAGCGCGCCATTTCTCACGCTACATAAACTAGTAGAACCCAATAAAGAGGGGCAAACTCGTCTTGATATTGCGCTTAACAAATTAGGACAAACTCAGGATTGGGTAGCTAAGTCAAAAGAAATTACAAGTCGTGGTCGGTATTTCTTAGAGCAGTTAACCAATGCTGATTCGAGTAATGTATTGGCTCAGTTAGAAGGGGTGTCCGATGATTACAGCGACCCCATTTTACCTTTCTTACTCAAAGGACAAGCTCGTACTATTAACCGCTTGGCGTTAAATGAAATGCGCTCGGTGATTAATGATGATTGGACGGTTCTTTCGAACTACTATCAGCAGCGTTTTTCCGGTCGCTACCCTTTTGATCGTTCATCCATATATGATACATCATTAGCTGACTTTGAAGATTACTTTAAACAAGGTGGCATGTTAGATCTGTTTCATAACAAATACAGCGTTTATTTTGAGCAGGTCGGTTCGAATAGCACCTTGTTAAAGGGCTTTATTCCCCATCAATACGCATCATTATCATCGCGATATTCGCCGTTTTTAGAGACCGCTAAACGTTTTCAGAGTGGTTTGTTTATCAAGGATAAGGTGGGTTTTGAGTTCTTTATTAGAGCGGAGCAGATGTCGCCGAATTTAACGCGTTTTGGTTTGGAATCCGGAGCGCGTTTATTCGAATATCAAAATGGTCCGCTTTTTTGGCAAGAACAAAGTTGGCCAATACCCAGCAACCAAACGCAAGATATTTTTATTGTCACGACTGATAAAAAAGGCTCAGGTACTCGAGAAAAGGCCGTAGGAGAATGGAGTTGGTTTCGCATTGCTAGCCTTATGAAAGGGGCGACAATGGTCGGAACGGATGATGTTTCTTGGCGTTACGTTTTTGGTGATAGCTATACCAATCTTAGGATCAAATCGAAGAGTGGTAGTCAGCCGTTTTCACCTCGATTTTTTGAGGGAGCGACGCCTCCAACTGTCTTATGA
- a CDS encoding putative quinol monooxygenase translates to MKIVLSGYIVIPEAELALVEDALVEHIALTKAEEGCLVFNVSKDPVNSCRYDVYEEFSSQAAFDFHQARVKSSPWGQATINVERHYLIKESTQ, encoded by the coding sequence TTGAAAATAGTTTTAAGTGGGTACATTGTGATTCCAGAAGCGGAGCTGGCGCTTGTTGAGGACGCGCTGGTTGAACATATTGCGCTAACAAAAGCAGAAGAAGGGTGTTTAGTGTTTAACGTCTCGAAAGACCCTGTAAACTCATGTCGTTATGATGTTTATGAAGAGTTTAGCTCTCAGGCGGCGTTTGATTTTCATCAGGCGCGTGTGAAATCGTCGCCTTGGGGGCAAGCTACGATAAATGTAGAGCGCCATTACCTCATCAAAGAAAGTACGCAATAA
- a CDS encoding FHA domain-containing protein — translation MTVSFQLIELPDNEQVASRQVSLPDSGGTIGRSFECTIQLPDFGRTLSRVHAEVLPHPKGGYQIVDRSTNGVFVNDILLGKGEAQRLSDGDNVRIGAYTLLFSDMESLFALENDEVTAPKPVKDERLSDQASPFSLDEVLNDKNDATLGIESTLSGDSGAKEGLSKKEDSAFSADNVLGEDSYGYDPFEDDERWAMEQPQEQDDSVEEIVMIEEAEPEMGEATSTLPNRSLAVTESAQVAALENSISRLNSIIEQQQRTLSTSVDRESLVACIESTLDKFLDDLNPEQLEDEFNDYISGWGKKDKKYWSLYKKQFNRKKERREFYRQFSALLFEELRDKR, via the coding sequence ATGACCGTTAGCTTTCAGCTGATTGAATTACCAGATAACGAGCAGGTTGCTAGTCGACAGGTGTCCTTGCCTGATTCAGGTGGCACGATTGGGCGATCGTTCGAATGTACGATACAGCTTCCTGATTTTGGACGAACACTTTCTAGAGTGCATGCCGAAGTGCTTCCGCACCCAAAAGGTGGGTACCAAATAGTCGACAGAAGTACGAATGGGGTATTTGTTAATGACATTCTTCTTGGCAAAGGTGAAGCGCAACGTTTAAGTGACGGCGATAACGTTCGGATAGGGGCATACACTCTCTTATTTAGTGATATGGAATCATTGTTTGCATTAGAGAATGATGAGGTAACAGCGCCTAAGCCAGTGAAAGACGAGCGGTTAAGCGATCAGGCATCGCCCTTTAGTTTAGATGAAGTGTTGAATGATAAAAATGATGCCACATTGGGGATAGAAAGCACGCTCTCGGGCGATAGTGGGGCAAAAGAAGGGCTGTCAAAGAAAGAGGATTCAGCGTTTTCAGCGGACAATGTGCTGGGCGAAGATTCATATGGCTACGACCCTTTTGAGGATGACGAGCGTTGGGCAATGGAGCAGCCGCAAGAGCAAGATGATAGCGTAGAAGAGATTGTGATGATTGAAGAAGCGGAACCCGAAATGGGTGAGGCGACGTCAACACTACCCAATCGATCTCTCGCAGTGACGGAAAGTGCGCAGGTTGCAGCGTTGGAAAACAGCATCAGTCGCTTGAATAGTATCATCGAGCAACAACAACGCACCTTGTCGACTTCTGTCGATCGCGAAAGTCTTGTGGCATGCATAGAGTCTACACTAGATAAGTTTTTAGATGATTTGAACCCAGAGCAATTAGAAGACGAGTTTAATGACTATATCTCTGGTTGGGGTAAGAAAGATAAAAAGTATTGGTCACTATACAAAAAACAATTTAATCGTAAAAAGGAACGACGTGAATTTTATCGTCAGTTCTCAGCGTTGTTGTTTGAAGAGTTGAGAGACAAACGATGA
- the tssK gene encoding type VI secretion system baseplate subunit TssK, producing the protein MKHHSKVVWKEGMFIAPQHFQQQERHITQYIQKYISLTSEGRSFGVSLLEIEHNYLKLGKFSVTHCSGVFPDGTLFDCSKELLLEIPEGTINKRIFLGLPLAVEGENEYGEAAEQRRFALGNISLFDSSDESQSAIEAQVADPNIRLVIEGEDITGLALLPIARILERREDVNVVLDKSFIPTCLQYGASQLLKERIKELYILTEARAQSVVQRIGIGQQTKSDLSLMREFLWLQTLNRWIPWLHLTLEQPETRIEALYEGLLAFSGELESFKPAVVQAPKPLNRDDLKSVFGHLFSELREKLSMVQSDSVTEFSWDENLFERRRLLRLSIPNLNQMEGRRFVISVQSSMGTPALSQVFPSACTLSGLSKIADLVRNSQSGVGIHLLPVAPSELKAQADVAYFEIDSAHEYWTQLKAKREPIALHVDSRVPDLSIKLYALG; encoded by the coding sequence TTGAAACATCACAGTAAAGTTGTTTGGAAGGAGGGGATGTTTATTGCCCCTCAACACTTTCAGCAACAAGAGCGCCATATTACGCAATATATTCAAAAGTACATTTCTTTGACTTCTGAAGGTCGGAGTTTTGGTGTCTCTCTTCTTGAAATTGAGCATAACTATTTAAAACTAGGCAAGTTTAGTGTGACTCATTGCAGTGGCGTATTCCCTGATGGGACGTTATTTGACTGCTCAAAAGAGCTGTTGCTTGAGATTCCTGAAGGAACCATAAATAAACGAATTTTCCTTGGACTTCCCCTCGCGGTAGAGGGTGAAAATGAATATGGCGAAGCAGCGGAGCAACGCCGCTTCGCATTGGGCAACATTAGTTTGTTTGATTCTAGCGATGAGAGTCAAAGCGCGATTGAAGCTCAGGTCGCTGATCCTAATATTCGCTTAGTGATAGAAGGGGAAGATATAACGGGCTTAGCACTTTTACCAATCGCGCGTATTTTAGAGCGTCGCGAAGATGTTAATGTTGTGCTGGATAAAAGTTTTATTCCTACCTGCTTGCAATACGGCGCGTCACAACTTCTTAAAGAGCGAATAAAAGAGCTCTATATCCTAACAGAGGCGCGAGCGCAAAGCGTTGTCCAGAGAATTGGGATTGGCCAACAAACGAAAAGCGACCTCAGTTTGATGCGAGAGTTTCTCTGGTTGCAAACATTGAACCGCTGGATTCCATGGTTGCACCTGACTTTGGAGCAACCTGAGACTCGTATAGAAGCTCTATATGAGGGGTTACTTGCCTTTTCTGGCGAATTAGAGAGTTTCAAACCTGCTGTTGTCCAAGCTCCGAAACCGCTTAATCGAGATGACCTTAAAAGCGTTTTTGGCCATTTATTCTCAGAGCTTCGAGAGAAACTGTCGATGGTGCAAAGTGACAGTGTGACCGAATTTTCTTGGGACGAAAACTTATTTGAACGCCGTCGTTTGTTGCGCTTATCCATTCCTAACCTCAATCAAATGGAGGGTCGCCGTTTTGTTATTTCCGTCCAGTCGTCAATGGGAACGCCAGCGCTAAGTCAGGTCTTCCCAAGTGCGTGTACGTTGAGCGGCCTGTCAAAAATTGCAGACTTAGTTCGTAACAGTCAATCTGGTGTTGGTATTCACCTGCTGCCCGTTGCACCGAGTGAATTAAAAGCGCAAGCAGATGTGGCCTATTTCGAGATCGATTCAGCGCACGAGTATTGGACGCAACTAAAAGCAAAACGTGAACCCATTGCGTTGCATGTAGATAGCCGAGTTCCAGACTTATCGATCAAGCTATATGCGCTAGGTTAA
- a CDS encoding response regulator transcription factor has protein sequence MSLVYIIEDEIKIAEILSDYLIKYGYDVQLFHSGENAVTEIVKGNPDLVILDVMLPAVGGFEICHQLRAMDNEVPIIMLTARVDESDRLEGLNIGADDYVCKPFLPNEVVARVNAILRRIKKSQASASNEPTTLISYRNITIDIEKYLCFVSGVEIELTSVELKLLHTMMTRPKRIFSREVLMDMCYDDDRVVNDRTIDSHMRNLRKKLGGSDSVIQTVYGVGYKCE, from the coding sequence ATGTCGCTTGTTTACATCATTGAAGATGAAATAAAAATAGCCGAAATTCTATCGGACTATCTAATAAAATACGGTTATGACGTTCAACTGTTTCATTCAGGAGAGAATGCCGTAACCGAAATCGTAAAAGGCAATCCTGATCTAGTCATTCTTGATGTAATGTTGCCCGCAGTTGGAGGGTTTGAGATATGCCATCAACTGAGAGCAATGGACAATGAAGTCCCAATTATCATGCTGACAGCGCGTGTTGACGAGTCAGATCGTTTAGAGGGACTAAACATTGGTGCAGACGACTATGTTTGTAAGCCTTTTTTACCGAATGAAGTGGTTGCTCGCGTTAATGCTATCTTAAGGCGAATTAAAAAAAGCCAAGCCAGTGCCTCAAATGAACCAACAACGCTGATCAGTTATCGTAATATCACAATAGATATTGAAAAGTATCTGTGTTTTGTCAGTGGTGTCGAGATCGAGCTAACCTCTGTTGAATTGAAACTATTACACACAATGATGACTCGACCTAAGCGCATCTTTTCGCGCGAAGTATTGATGGACATGTGCTACGACGACGATCGTGTCGTCAATGATAGAACCATCGATAGTCATATGCGTAACTTACGTAAAAAACTAGGTGGATCAGACAGCGTGATTCAAACCGTGTATGGCGTCGGCTATAAGTGTGAGTAG
- the tssJ gene encoding type VI secretion system lipoprotein TssJ, whose protein sequence is MRVLSMIRLITLGSLLGLVLVGCSSTSNSAFQPALNIELNIEATGDINVFEDGEARPVILRIYQLNDVGNFDKASFTRLYSDDQSALAGSLIDTKQLSAVLPGEKRTLVLDVQQQAKFLAVFAEFSNYETATSKSSVALVEEPESYPVFIAITHDKVEITQPVKEAWWKF, encoded by the coding sequence ATGAGAGTGCTATCAATGATTCGGTTGATCACATTAGGCAGCCTTTTAGGCTTAGTTTTGGTCGGCTGTAGTTCAACGAGCAATAGCGCGTTTCAACCAGCGCTAAATATTGAGCTAAATATTGAAGCGACTGGAGACATTAATGTATTTGAGGATGGTGAAGCAAGGCCTGTTATCTTGCGTATATACCAACTCAACGATGTAGGTAACTTTGATAAAGCGAGCTTTACCCGTTTATACAGTGATGACCAGAGTGCGCTGGCGGGTTCATTAATTGACACTAAGCAATTGTCAGCCGTGCTTCCGGGGGAAAAAAGAACGCTCGTGTTAGATGTGCAGCAGCAAGCAAAATTTCTAGCTGTATTTGCAGAATTTTCGAATTATGAAACCGCCACCTCAAAGTCCTCAGTTGCCTTGGTGGAAGAACCAGAAAGTTACCCCGTTTTTATTGCCATCACGCATGACAAAGTTGAGATTACGCAACCGGTCAAAGAAGCGTGGTGGAAGTTTTAA